In Lathyrus oleraceus cultivar Zhongwan6 chromosome 2, CAAS_Psat_ZW6_1.0, whole genome shotgun sequence, the DNA window ATGCAAGTTTTAACCAATACTTAAAAATCATAAACAATTCTCACTTTCACCAACATCACTCAAGTTCTAAATTTGTTCTATAACATTTGAGACAAGAATAAGAAAAAGTAAATACATCTCTCTTATTGTCGATTATTTTAATTGGGCAAACTTTATAgatattttatttaattaatcGGAAATTTCTTCTACCTCTACATAGCATTAAGTCATTTTGGACCACAATGGACCACCTATGAAAGAAAacattgaatttttttttaaatgttagGAAGCATTAGAAACTCAACAACTATCTAATTCATGAAAAAATTTATCAATAAACTTTGAATCTAACCCTTCACATAAAAGACCATAACAtatgaaaaatccaaaacaaagCCCTTACACATATAAATTACAAAATTACTATTAATTTTCTTCATCTATAGGTCGACACTTTTCTCCCATCAAGATATTCTTCTTCCAAAGAgcttcttcttcatcatcatctttgTTTCCTtcctccaattcttcaacctcTATTTTTCTCCAATATAgcatcttcatcttcatccttgAAAGTGTTCTCCTATTAATTTTCCTTTTTAGCTTAGAAATCAACTTGTTTTTGTTGCTCGAAGACGCCGTCGTTGCTTCTTCCTCCTTGTAGAGATTCTTCATGTTCTTAGTACCACATAGAAAAGTGATGATGGAAAATATAGAGAAAATAGAAAGAACAAGAAAGAGAATAGTTGTGTAAGACATTGATGAATATGGAAGAAGATTGTGAAGATTGGAAACAAGAAGAGGGCTTGGCATGTTGAGAAGAAATTAAATTAATAAGGGAGAGTTATTTACACGCTACAAAAACTAGTTGTACTAAATGTGAGTCTTGTAGGTTAACTCCTATTTAAGGTAAAATAAATTGATTTTAACTTTTAATAAATCAAAAATTGCTTTTGGTTTGTTTAACATAATgcttttttttataaaaaaaatatttattgaaagtttaaattattagattaaagaatattaaaatatttcaaatgaTTTATAAGAAGAGTTACTAAAATAACTTGTTATTTTAAACGGTTTTTAGAGTCTTAGTTTTTAAAAATTGTAACAAATCCAATAAAAACTATTAATTAGTTTATAAAAATTGTCATATTTTGTCagattttatgattttatttaattaaatacATTTAAGGAATCTAAAAAAATAAATTATAGATACATTGAATATTAAtgtatttaaaaaaattatactATTAATGTGAGTATTTTAGAAAAAATTGAATCTTACACCTCAAACATTTTTAACTTTTTGTTCAATTAATTCAACCGAATTGAGTTATCTCTTTTATCTTTAAATAATGAATGTCTTTGgaatatatattatatatatatatatatatatatatatatatatatatatatatatatatatatatatatatatatatatatatatatatatatatatatatattagatacattatttattttataaatttaaaaaataaattgtgcatacattaaataattaatatatttaaaaaaattatattattaatgTGAGTCATTTAAAAAAATTGAGTCTTACAACTCGAAACATTTTTAACTTTTTAACTTTTTGTTCAATTAATTCAAATGAGTTTAGTTATCTTTTTTTATCTTTAAAACAAATTATAAGTAATGTGAAAGTCTTTTACCTAGGCATGACAATGGGGCGGGTCGGAGACGATTTTTACCTCCCCCGAACCCAAACGTTATTCTCCAAATAATTCATGTTCCCcgctgtagcacctcaaatttgcacctatcattatacatacattgtcattattaggtcataacataacatggtccactgcataacattgcattgtcccctttgccccaagtgcaagtcattagaagaattaggtcaaactggtcaggagatcagtcaatcaagcaagcaagcacaattttcattgagccaaagccttagggttggtccaacatgttcacatgacttggggatccatttgaagtgttttggtcaaggattggatgttcagaagtcatcagtcaatgcacagcttgccagaaaccctaaaaagtcaaacttggtcaactgtgtctgattttatggttttgatggtgggatttggtttgagagagcttattcatgtccaaataggcctcatatatcatgtcaaacaccatcatggaagaatttgaagccagatcagaaatttccaaaaatagaaactggacctgtaattgaaacctgccaaaaatggaaacttcttgatcccaaacttacatcatgatacaagcttcaaatgaatttttgcccaacatgaaagttgaagatcttgttctcccatttccaaaaagtccaagaacactcaattcccatgtatggttggcaagttatgatcaagtcattctcaaatatttttgaacttcaaaaggccatatctctcaaaccatttggccaaattgggtggggttttttgctacaagtcacatttgatgccctctttccaaatatgtcaccatcattcaccaaaacatcatagatcaaaatggcatttttgaacttacatgaattaatttcaagtgaggttgaaatttgactttttgaaataaccttttttaatcattttggccaattgagaatgactagaaatcatattttggacatgttcaaggcccattttcgcagctaCAGCTCATGCACCATGCCACTTGAGTGAAGTTAGCAAAAGGACACTTTTTACCAACTCCAATTCCACTTTTTCATTAACCTTGATTAGCACCattaaacagcatatatattcatcattttctctctgaaagaaaccctagcagccaccaGTATCATACAGAAAACTCACTTTCTCTCATTTCACCATTTGattcattttgcatttttctACAAAAAAACTCAAAGGAGCAAGGTTCTTGGTCATTCGCCTCATCACTCATCACCATTTTGAGCACATTGCAAGCTTTATTCCATAGCTGTAACAGCATTTTCGAGTTCTGTTTCACCAAGCACACTCCCATGGCAGATTTGGTTTGAGGTCgtttcaagggttgctgagcCAAAACTCTTCATCCATTCACCTCCTGGAGCCTTCTTGCACATCTGTTTCGAGCATCCATGAGCTAAGAACACCTGAATCGCCACTGCCTTGCAGATTTAGTAAGATTTCGACTCTCtctatttccaaaatcatgaTGTGCTTTAGATAGACCTTGTTATGCTGGTTACAATGAGCTTTGATTCATTAAAAATGGTTGCATATTGAGAGAaatacatggatttaaagtttcacactcaaatatgtttttgcttgGTTCTTGGTTGTTAGCTTGATTTAGTGAATATGAATGTTGGATTATGGATGTGCATGCTTAGATGAACATGTTGATATGTTGTTTGTCGATTTTGGTCATGAAATG includes these proteins:
- the LOC127121168 gene encoding uncharacterized protein LOC127121168; amino-acid sequence: MPSPLLVSNLHNLLPYSSMSYTTILFLVLSIFSIFSIITFLCGTKNMKNLYKEEEATTASSSNKNKLISKLKRKINRRTLSRMKMKMLYWRKIEVEELEEGNKDDDEEEALWKKNILMGEKCRPIDEEN